From the genome of Paraburkholderia aromaticivorans, one region includes:
- the clpP gene encoding ATP-dependent Clp endopeptidase proteolytic subunit ClpP — translation MHSSYPNITGLGLVPTVIEQSGRGERAYDIYSRLLRERIVFLVGPVNEQSASLIVAQLLFLESENPDKDISFYINSPGGSVYDGLAIYDTMQFIKPEVSTLCTGFAASMGTFLLTAGQRGKRYALPNARIMIHQPSGGSQGTAADVEIQAKEVLYLRERLNAMMAERTGRSIEEIARDTDRDNFMSAHAARTYGLVDEVLETRAAPGASSYLHER, via the coding sequence ATGCATTCCAGCTATCCAAACATTACCGGCCTTGGCCTCGTGCCCACCGTGATCGAACAGTCCGGCCGCGGCGAGCGCGCGTATGACATCTATTCGCGGCTTCTGCGTGAGCGGATCGTGTTTCTGGTCGGGCCCGTGAACGAGCAGTCGGCCAGTCTGATTGTTGCGCAGTTGCTGTTTCTGGAATCCGAGAATCCCGACAAGGATATTTCTTTTTACATCAATTCGCCGGGTGGTTCCGTGTACGACGGCCTCGCGATCTACGACACCATGCAGTTCATCAAACCGGAGGTATCCACCTTGTGTACGGGCTTCGCCGCGAGCATGGGAACCTTTCTTCTGACGGCCGGGCAGCGCGGCAAGCGGTACGCGTTGCCAAACGCGCGCATCATGATTCACCAGCCCTCGGGCGGCAGCCAGGGCACGGCCGCCGACGTCGAAATTCAGGCGAAGGAAGTGCTCTATCTGCGAGAGCGCCTGAATGCCATGATGGCCGAGCGCACCGGACGCAGCATCGAGGAAATTGCCCGCGACACCGACCGCGACAACTTTATGTCGGCGCATGCGGCCAGAACCTATGGTCTCGTCGACGAGGTGCTCGAAACGCGCGCGGCGCCAGGTGCATCGTCGTATCTTCACGAACGGTAG
- a CDS encoding sigma-70 family RNA polymerase sigma factor, translating to MTEQAIEKASSFEAARARLLALAYRMLGSRAEAEDVVQDVGLKWHLADTQEVQTPVAWLTTITTRAAIDRLRHVQRERASQAAGWLPEPWLDEVAPSAEELALRAAEMSYGVMLLLERLKPDERAAFVLHEAFDCDYAEIAAILERTPAACRQIVHRARARLQRAGVPVERPDPSAHARIVERLRTALEAQDRAGLLRLFSEAPEVVSDAPVSMPSSTSEPAVAGWMDTVTSLVEHASNAETVSVAGTLCVAMLFEGDVVGVLDVSTNNLAGGTAKIVAMRVVTSSARLRATNLMLGRAAVRQLLTRIQQSAAASITMSREFPVDVHA from the coding sequence ATGACGGAACAAGCAATCGAGAAGGCATCCAGCTTCGAGGCCGCGCGCGCCCGCCTGCTCGCGCTGGCGTACCGCATGCTCGGCAGCCGCGCCGAAGCAGAAGACGTGGTGCAAGACGTCGGGTTGAAATGGCATCTCGCGGACACGCAAGAGGTGCAGACGCCTGTCGCCTGGCTCACCACGATCACCACGCGCGCGGCGATCGACCGGCTGCGGCACGTGCAGCGCGAACGTGCGTCGCAGGCGGCCGGCTGGTTGCCGGAACCGTGGCTCGACGAGGTCGCGCCCTCGGCTGAGGAACTGGCCTTGCGCGCGGCGGAGATGTCGTATGGCGTAATGCTGCTGCTAGAGCGGCTGAAACCCGACGAACGGGCGGCGTTTGTCCTGCACGAAGCCTTCGACTGTGATTACGCGGAGATCGCGGCGATTCTCGAGCGCACGCCGGCTGCCTGCCGGCAGATCGTCCATCGGGCCAGGGCCCGTCTGCAGCGGGCGGGTGTGCCGGTGGAGCGGCCTGATCCGTCCGCGCATGCACGGATCGTGGAACGGTTGCGCACGGCACTGGAGGCGCAGGATCGCGCGGGCCTGTTGCGACTCTTCAGTGAAGCGCCGGAAGTGGTCAGCGACGCGCCGGTGAGCATGCCGTCGAGCACGTCGGAACCGGCGGTGGCGGGGTGGATGGACACGGTAACGTCGCTCGTCGAGCATGCGAGCAATGCCGAGACGGTCTCGGTTGCGGGTACGTTGTGCGTTGCCATGCTCTTCGAGGGCGACGTCGTGGGGGTCCTCGACGTGTCCACGAATAACCTCGCGGGCGGCACCGCCAAAATCGTCGCCATGCGCGTGGTGACCAGCTCGGCGCGCCTGCGGGCCACCAACCTCATGCTGGGCCGCGCAGCAGTCAGGCAACTGCTCACGCGGATCCAACAAAGCGCCGCGGCCTCAATTACGATGAGCCGCGAGTTCCCAGTTGATGTCCACGCATAG
- a CDS encoding EAL domain-containing protein — protein MSMIELDPPGFQPPRPMAGDEGSRRTVLYGGYTVFSVFQPVFSVSHRRAIGYHASLRARDEHGLQVPSHEVFTQAARRGDLLELGRLAESLHLGNFNAFDSHDEWLFLSLHPAALMDTSYGDALLAGLKALGLPPQRVVLEVSEQAGGETTRFAEIIDALRKSGFLIALDGFGAKHSNIDRVWNLRPDIVTLDRCILAQASEHSHIERVLPGLVSLLHESGQLVLMGGLSTERDALIALECNVDFVQGAFFAGPSVEPVKPQAAAGLMDSLSAALRERVAARERAQSARLAPYVTAIETAAAQLVAGESVAQATASLLMLGETARCFVLDGSGRQIGDNVLPPGRASQRAKRFRPLLHSEGASWERRPYFIQAMRMPGHVHLTPPYLSINEAHLCVTASIAAHTPTGTQVLCVDINWELAAHRN, from the coding sequence ATGAGCATGATCGAACTCGATCCTCCCGGCTTCCAGCCGCCGCGCCCCATGGCCGGCGACGAGGGTTCCCGGCGCACCGTTTTATACGGCGGCTACACTGTTTTCAGCGTGTTCCAGCCCGTCTTCTCCGTGTCGCACCGGCGCGCAATCGGTTATCACGCGTCGCTGCGCGCCCGTGACGAACACGGGTTGCAAGTGCCGTCGCACGAGGTTTTCACGCAAGCCGCGCGGCGCGGCGACCTGCTCGAACTCGGGCGGCTTGCCGAATCACTGCATCTGGGCAACTTCAACGCGTTCGACAGTCACGACGAATGGCTCTTTCTTAGCCTGCACCCGGCCGCCCTGATGGACACCAGTTACGGCGATGCGTTGCTGGCCGGACTCAAGGCGCTTGGCCTCCCGCCGCAGCGCGTGGTGCTGGAAGTTTCCGAACAGGCGGGCGGCGAAACCACCCGCTTTGCGGAAATCATCGATGCGCTGCGCAAATCCGGCTTTCTGATCGCGCTCGACGGCTTTGGCGCGAAGCATTCGAACATTGACCGCGTGTGGAACCTGCGGCCGGACATCGTCACGCTCGACCGCTGCATTCTCGCGCAAGCCAGCGAGCATTCGCATATTGAACGCGTGCTGCCTGGCCTCGTCTCGCTGCTGCACGAATCCGGCCAGCTGGTGCTGATGGGCGGCCTGAGCACTGAACGCGACGCGCTGATCGCGCTCGAATGCAACGTGGACTTCGTGCAAGGCGCGTTTTTCGCGGGCCCGAGCGTCGAACCGGTCAAACCGCAAGCGGCGGCCGGCTTGATGGACTCGCTCTCCGCAGCGCTGCGTGAACGGGTCGCCGCGCGCGAACGCGCACAATCCGCGCGGCTCGCACCGTATGTCACCGCGATCGAGACGGCAGCCGCGCAACTGGTGGCCGGCGAGTCGGTCGCACAAGCCACCGCATCACTCCTCATGCTCGGTGAGACGGCACGCTGCTTCGTGCTGGACGGATCGGGCCGGCAGATTGGCGACAACGTGCTGCCGCCGGGGCGCGCCTCGCAACGCGCCAAGCGTTTCCGCCCGCTGCTGCATTCGGAGGGCGCGAGTTGGGAACGCCGGCCGTACTTCATTCAGGCGATGCGCATGCCCGGCCATGTGCATCTCACGCCGCCCTACCTGTCGATCAACGAAGCCCACCTGTGCGTGACGGCCTCGATTGCCGCGCACACGCCGACGGGTACACAGGTGCTATGCGTGGACATCAACTGGGAACTCGCGGCTCATCGTAATTGA
- the mdtD gene encoding multidrug transporter subunit MdtD: MSTPTSPAPASSTSSTPSPRSLTVMLWVVATGFFMQTLDSTIVNTALPAMATSLGELPLRMQSVVIAYSLTMAVMIPVSGWLADKLGTRRVFFSAILVFAVASLLCANAHTLNQLVVFRVMQGVGGAMLLPVGRLAVLRTFPAERYLPALSFVAIPGLIGPLIGPTLGGWLVKIASWHWIFLINVPVGIIGCIATFIFMPDSRNEHVGKFDMKGYLLLIVGMVAISFALDGRTEFGIQHATVLVLLILSLACFVAYGLHAVREPSPIFSLDLFKIHTFSVGLLGNLFARIGSGAMPYLIPLLLQVSLGYSAFEAGMMMLPVAAAGMASKRLVTQLIIKYSYRRVLIINTVLVGLTMASFALTSANQPLWLRLVQLAFFGGVNSIQFTAMNTLTLKDLGTGGASSGNSLFSLVQMLSMSLGVTVAGALLATFTGLLPRVTAANSLPAFHATFLCVGIITAGSSWIFAQLSPDIRTPAKKTDPSERT, translated from the coding sequence ATGTCCACGCCGACTTCGCCCGCCCCCGCATCCAGTACCTCAAGTACCCCCTCGCCTCGCTCGCTCACCGTGATGCTGTGGGTCGTCGCCACCGGCTTCTTCATGCAGACGCTCGACTCGACCATCGTCAACACCGCGCTCCCCGCCATGGCGACGAGCCTCGGCGAGTTGCCGCTACGCATGCAATCGGTGGTGATCGCCTATTCGCTGACGATGGCCGTGATGATCCCGGTCTCCGGCTGGCTCGCCGACAAACTCGGCACGCGCCGCGTGTTCTTCAGCGCGATCCTCGTGTTCGCCGTCGCTTCGTTGCTGTGCGCTAACGCGCACACGCTCAATCAACTCGTGGTGTTCCGCGTCATGCAAGGCGTGGGCGGAGCGATGCTGTTGCCGGTCGGCCGGCTCGCAGTGCTGCGCACCTTCCCGGCCGAACGCTATTTGCCGGCGCTCTCGTTCGTGGCGATTCCGGGTCTCATCGGACCGCTGATCGGTCCGACGCTCGGCGGCTGGCTCGTGAAGATCGCATCGTGGCACTGGATCTTTCTGATCAACGTGCCAGTGGGCATAATCGGGTGCATCGCCACCTTCATCTTCATGCCGGACAGCCGCAACGAGCACGTGGGCAAGTTCGACATGAAAGGCTACCTGCTGCTGATCGTGGGCATGGTGGCGATTTCATTCGCGCTCGACGGACGTACCGAGTTCGGCATTCAGCACGCCACGGTGCTGGTCCTTCTGATCCTGAGCCTCGCCTGCTTTGTCGCCTACGGCCTGCACGCCGTGCGCGAGCCCTCGCCGATTTTCTCGCTGGATCTCTTCAAGATCCACACCTTCAGCGTCGGCCTGCTCGGCAATCTGTTCGCGCGGATCGGCAGCGGCGCGATGCCCTATCTGATTCCTCTGCTATTGCAGGTGAGTCTCGGCTATAGCGCCTTCGAAGCCGGCATGATGATGCTGCCGGTCGCGGCCGCGGGCATGGCGTCCAAACGTCTCGTGACGCAGCTGATCATCAAGTACAGCTATCGGCGGGTGCTGATCATCAACACGGTGCTGGTCGGCTTGACGATGGCAAGCTTTGCGCTCACTTCCGCGAACCAGCCGCTGTGGCTGCGGCTCGTACAACTGGCGTTCTTCGGCGGCGTCAACTCGATCCAGTTCACCGCAATGAACACGTTGACGCTCAAAGACCTGGGCACCGGCGGCGCGAGCAGCGGCAACAGCCTGTTTTCACTGGTACAGATGCTGTCGATGAGTCTCGGCGTGACCGTGGCCGGCGCCCTGCTCGCCACCTTCACGGGCCTGCTGCCGCGTGTGACGGCGGCCAATTCGCTGCCCGCGTTTCACGCGACGTTCCTGTGTGTCGGCATCATTACAGCAGGCTCGTCGTGGATCTTCGCGCAACTGTCACCGGACATACGCACGCCCGCGAAAAAGACCGATCCCTCCGAACGGACCTGA
- a CDS encoding IS256 family transposase — translation MPMKKKRTAASQAAARGPLPELPDELMDQLVKGPMSPGDVQDLMLAFNKAIIERAMGAEMNLHLGYPSGQVKPLGQVNERNGASGKTVMTDRGPVRVEIPRDRDGSFEPILIPKHERRFTGFDERIIAMYARGMSVREIRAFLAESYGTEVSPDFISSVTDEVMAEAFAWQSRPLETMYPVVFFDALRVKIRDGGMVSNKAVYLALGIQADGQRDVLGLWIEQTEGAKFWLKVFNELKTRGCQDILIAVVDGLKGLPEAIAAVYPRATVQTCIVHLIRNSLEFANYKDRKALAQALRPIYAAASAEAAEQALRDFAEGPWGAKYPMIVQCWQRAWEHVIPFFVFPPDIRRVVYTTNAIESLNMQLRKIIKTRGHFPNDEAAVKLLWLALRNMLAKSVRSTFDWKSAMNQFAILFGERFTQAR, via the coding sequence ATGCCGATGAAAAAGAAACGGACAGCAGCGTCTCAGGCAGCGGCCCGCGGGCCGCTGCCTGAACTGCCAGATGAGTTGATGGATCAACTGGTCAAAGGGCCTATGTCGCCCGGCGACGTTCAAGACCTGATGCTGGCATTCAACAAGGCCATCATCGAACGGGCGATGGGCGCCGAGATGAATCTGCATCTGGGTTACCCGTCCGGCCAGGTCAAGCCGCTCGGTCAGGTCAACGAACGCAACGGCGCCAGTGGCAAAACCGTCATGACCGACCGCGGCCCGGTTCGGGTCGAGATCCCACGCGACCGGGACGGCAGCTTCGAGCCGATCCTCATTCCCAAGCACGAGCGCCGTTTTACCGGCTTCGACGAGCGCATCATCGCGATGTACGCGCGTGGCATGAGTGTGCGTGAGATCCGCGCTTTTCTAGCCGAGAGCTACGGAACCGAGGTCTCGCCCGATTTCATCAGTTCGGTGACCGACGAAGTCATGGCCGAAGCCTTCGCCTGGCAAAGTCGTCCGCTCGAGACGATGTATCCGGTGGTGTTCTTCGACGCGCTGCGGGTCAAGATTCGCGACGGCGGCATGGTCAGCAATAAGGCCGTGTACCTGGCGCTGGGCATCCAGGCCGACGGCCAGCGCGACGTGCTGGGGCTCTGGATCGAGCAGACCGAAGGCGCGAAGTTCTGGCTCAAGGTGTTCAACGAACTCAAGACGCGCGGCTGTCAGGACATCCTGATCGCCGTGGTGGATGGTCTGAAGGGTTTGCCCGAGGCAATCGCTGCGGTCTACCCCCGTGCCACCGTGCAGACCTGCATCGTGCATTTGATCCGCAATAGCCTGGAATTTGCCAACTACAAGGACCGCAAAGCGCTCGCCCAAGCGTTGAGACCGATCTATGCTGCCGCCAGCGCAGAGGCCGCAGAGCAAGCGTTACGCGACTTCGCCGAAGGGCCATGGGGCGCCAAATACCCGATGATCGTCCAATGCTGGCAGCGTGCCTGGGAGCACGTCATACCGTTCTTCGTGTTCCCCCCGGACATTCGACGGGTGGTGTACACCACCAACGCCATTGAGAGTTTGAACATGCAACTGCGCAAGATCATCAAGACGCGAGGCCATTTCCCGAACGACGAGGCGGCCGTCAAGCTGCTCTGGCTCGCGCTACGCAACATGTTGGCGAAATCGGTGCGGAGCACCTTTGATTGGAAATCCGCGATGAACCAGTTTGCTATTCTGTTCGGTGAACGATTTACGCAGGCCCGTTGA
- a CDS encoding PLP-dependent aminotransferase family protein, whose translation MKLEIQLDRNNGVPLTEQIVAGVTAWIRSRTAHPGSKLPSIRQFATEYEVSRFPVIEAYDRLVSLGYIDSRHGSGFYVSDRQPAGTHCQGTSDPRRAEDESDHLLQQFNHPGETLKLGSGFIPEAWRDMDGIAQAIRHVSRADPASMVDYATPLGNLTLREHLQSRIGQLGIQADASQILITNGASQAFDLLMRYMLKAGDTIFVEDPGYYNLYGLLKLHGVTLIGIPRTRNGPDLDVMQEQLKSHRPKLLFVNTVFHNPTGTTVAPPVAFRLLQLAREHGFSIVEDDIYADFQTDLTDRLATLDQLEHVIYLGGLSKTLSSSLRIGCVVASHAIIKDLVDIKMLTSIGGSRFAEAVAVSMLERGAYRKYLERLRRRMRDALGSTIQTLEDTGWEIFDKPVGGKFVWARVPHVANAERLVECGAPLGVTVVPGNYFRPNMEVSPWTRIHIAFGNDPRAQTFFRAAAVLPASG comes from the coding sequence ATGAAACTCGAAATCCAGCTCGATCGGAACAACGGTGTGCCGTTGACCGAGCAGATCGTCGCGGGCGTCACGGCGTGGATCCGGTCGCGCACCGCCCACCCCGGCTCGAAGCTGCCGTCGATCCGCCAGTTCGCCACCGAATACGAGGTGAGCCGCTTTCCGGTCATCGAGGCTTACGACCGGCTGGTGTCGCTCGGTTATATCGATTCGCGCCACGGCTCGGGCTTTTACGTCTCCGACCGGCAGCCGGCGGGCACGCATTGCCAGGGCACGTCGGACCCGCGCCGCGCCGAAGATGAATCGGACCACCTTCTGCAGCAGTTCAACCACCCTGGCGAAACGCTCAAGCTGGGCAGCGGCTTCATTCCCGAAGCGTGGCGCGACATGGACGGCATCGCGCAGGCGATCCGCCATGTATCGCGTGCCGACCCGGCCAGCATGGTCGATTACGCCACCCCGCTCGGCAACCTGACTTTGCGCGAACACCTGCAAAGCCGCATCGGCCAGTTGGGGATTCAGGCGGATGCGTCGCAGATCCTCATCACCAACGGCGCCAGTCAGGCATTCGATCTGTTGATGCGCTACATGCTCAAGGCGGGCGACACGATCTTCGTCGAAGACCCCGGCTACTACAACCTTTACGGACTGCTGAAGCTGCATGGCGTGACACTGATCGGCATCCCGCGCACGCGCAACGGTCCCGATCTGGACGTGATGCAGGAGCAGTTGAAGTCGCACCGGCCGAAGCTACTGTTCGTCAACACCGTGTTCCACAATCCGACCGGCACCACGGTGGCGCCGCCGGTGGCCTTCCGGCTGCTGCAACTAGCGCGCGAGCACGGTTTCTCGATCGTCGAAGACGATATCTACGCCGATTTTCAGACTGACCTCACCGACCGCCTGGCCACGCTCGATCAGCTCGAACACGTGATCTACCTGGGCGGCTTGTCGAAGACGCTGTCGTCGTCGCTGCGCATCGGCTGTGTGGTGGCGAGCCACGCGATCATCAAGGATCTGGTCGATATCAAGATGCTGACGAGCATCGGCGGCTCGCGTTTTGCAGAAGCAGTTGCCGTGTCGATGCTCGAGCGCGGTGCATATCGCAAGTATCTGGAGCGTCTGCGGCGGCGTATGCGCGACGCGCTCGGCTCGACGATTCAAACGCTCGAGGACACCGGCTGGGAGATTTTCGATAAACCCGTGGGCGGGAAATTCGTGTGGGCTCGCGTGCCGCACGTCGCCAATGCTGAACGGCTGGTGGAGTGCGGTGCGCCGCTGGGCGTGACCGTGGTGCCGGGCAACTATTTCCGGCCGAATATGGAGGTGAGTCCGTGGACCCGGATTCATATCGCGTTCGGCAACGACCCACGCGCGCAGACGTTCTTTCGCGCTGCGGCGGTGTTGCCGGCGTCGGGGTGA
- a CDS encoding DUF2917 domain-containing protein, producing MREVRIFELEHGEPAAAWRVARPSIFKVISGEIWLTVEGHSEDHWLAAGESIELPRRAAAWISAGAAGARFALASGSGRPTTRPTLGLPALSWLPRWLGAA from the coding sequence ATGCGTGAAGTGCGGATTTTCGAATTGGAACATGGCGAGCCCGCGGCGGCCTGGCGTGTCGCGCGTCCGTCGATCTTCAAGGTGATCTCGGGCGAGATCTGGCTGACTGTCGAAGGCCACAGCGAGGATCACTGGCTCGCTGCCGGCGAGTCGATCGAGTTGCCGCGCCGGGCCGCGGCCTGGATCAGCGCGGGGGCGGCCGGCGCACGCTTTGCGCTGGCAAGCGGTTCCGGGCGCCCCACCACCCGGCCGACGCTGGGCTTGCCGGCGCTGAGCTGGTTGCCGCGCTGGCTGGGCGCAGCCTGA
- a CDS encoding citrate/2-methylcitrate synthase, whose translation MPTSNSLTAAEAAAALGISLPTLYAYVSRGMLSSSPDAQGKHRLYDAGEVRRLARRKEDGKRAGKVAQKVLDWGVPVLESSITLVAEGRLLYRGHDAMELAQSASLEDVAALLWECSARRIANAPAVPFATAQWAAWLKLWSDSTPLDRALVLLPAAAAQMPRVWALGRDAQLDTACAVMRLLAAAMISAAPSNEPLHRQLALTWHVRNRPQANLLRAALVACADHELNASTFTVRCITSTGAHLFGAVAGGLAALSGPRHGGETVRIAALLEEASRAPDLDRYLANRLARHDHGGQGPILSGFGHPLYPEGDPRARLLLGMLADCAPARSPLADVLRLAHTVRDTTGAEPTVDFALAAIERVLALPAGAAFTLFAVGRTTGWIAHAMEQTRDGRLIRPRARYIGEYEAAGLN comes from the coding sequence ATGCCGACCTCGAACTCCCTGACCGCGGCTGAAGCCGCCGCCGCGCTCGGCATCAGCTTGCCGACGCTCTACGCCTACGTGAGCCGCGGCATGCTCAGCTCGTCGCCGGATGCGCAAGGCAAGCATCGTCTCTACGACGCCGGCGAAGTACGCCGCCTCGCTCGCCGCAAGGAAGACGGCAAGCGCGCGGGCAAGGTCGCGCAGAAGGTGCTGGACTGGGGGGTGCCGGTGCTCGAATCGTCGATCACGCTGGTCGCCGAGGGCCGTTTGCTGTATCGCGGGCACGACGCCATGGAGCTCGCGCAAAGCGCATCGCTCGAGGACGTCGCCGCGTTGCTGTGGGAATGCAGCGCGAGGCGGATCGCCAATGCGCCGGCCGTGCCGTTCGCCACCGCTCAGTGGGCCGCATGGCTCAAGCTGTGGAGCGACAGCACGCCGCTCGATCGCGCGCTCGTGCTGCTGCCGGCCGCGGCGGCCCAAATGCCGCGCGTGTGGGCGCTCGGCCGCGATGCGCAACTCGATACGGCCTGCGCCGTCATGCGTTTGCTGGCCGCCGCGATGATCTCCGCGGCGCCGTCGAACGAGCCGCTGCATCGGCAACTGGCTTTGACGTGGCATGTGCGTAACCGGCCGCAAGCCAACCTGCTGCGCGCGGCGCTGGTGGCTTGCGCGGATCATGAGTTGAACGCGTCGACCTTCACGGTGCGCTGTATCACGTCGACGGGGGCGCACCTGTTCGGCGCGGTGGCCGGAGGTCTCGCCGCCCTGTCGGGCCCGCGTCATGGCGGCGAGACAGTGCGGATCGCCGCGCTGCTCGAAGAGGCGTCGCGCGCGCCCGATCTCGACCGCTATCTGGCGAACCGCCTCGCACGCCACGACCACGGCGGACAAGGGCCGATCCTGTCGGGGTTCGGTCATCCGCTTTATCCGGAGGGCGACCCTCGCGCGCGGCTGCTGCTCGGCATGCTTGCCGACTGCGCGCCGGCGCGCTCACCGTTGGCTGACGTGTTGAGACTGGCGCACACCGTGCGCGACACGACCGGAGCGGAACCGACAGTGGACTTCGCGCTCGCCGCCATCGAAAGGGTGCTGGCGCTGCCCGCTGGAGCCGCGTTCACGCTGTTCGCGGTCGGCCGGACGACCGGCTGGATTGCCCACGCCATGGAACAGACGCGCGATGGCCGGTTGATCCGGCCGCGGGCGCGCTATATCGGAGAATACGAAGCTGCCGGGCTGAATTGA
- a CDS encoding CoA transferase, with translation MTPDLALKHVWTLAGCDPSALRSVTLNGAEPGLPSVYRVGSLASASIAATGLAAAEYHRMRTGRRQHVTVEMRRALASFRSERYLRIDGGPPPALRDPVTGFYETRDGRWIQLHTNFPHHLQGVLSVLGCANDREAVASAIRGWDGATLDQTLADAGLCAALIRTPDEWAALDQAKALAGLPLFEIERIGDAPVEPPRRRRAERPLAGVRVLDLSRIIAGPVAGRALAQHGADVLMINGPHLPNIAPLVIDNGRGKRSALADLRETAGREVLRGLAGAADVFLQAYRPGALAARGFGPEELARERPGIVYVSVSAYGHEGPWAQRRGFDSLVQSASGIAFAERQAAGWNEPKHLPCQALDHATGYLAAFAAMAALARRATEGGSWHVRVSLAQTGRWLQSFGQIPEGWKAPDVTLEEVRDCLATVESEFGRVLAVQPAEVLDETPAYFALPPSRVGAHAARWE, from the coding sequence ATGACGCCTGACCTTGCTCTCAAACATGTCTGGACTCTCGCCGGCTGCGACCCGAGCGCGCTGAGATCTGTCACGCTGAACGGTGCCGAACCCGGCTTGCCATCGGTGTACCGGGTCGGCAGCCTGGCCTCGGCGAGCATCGCCGCGACCGGGCTTGCGGCCGCCGAATACCACCGCATGCGCACGGGGCGCCGGCAACACGTGACGGTGGAGATGCGGCGCGCGCTGGCATCGTTTCGCAGCGAACGCTATTTGCGCATCGACGGCGGCCCGCCGCCCGCCTTGCGCGATCCGGTGACGGGTTTCTACGAGACGCGCGACGGCCGCTGGATTCAACTGCACACGAACTTCCCGCATCACTTGCAGGGTGTCTTGAGCGTGCTCGGCTGTGCGAACGATCGCGAAGCGGTGGCCTCCGCGATTCGCGGCTGGGACGGCGCGACGCTCGACCAGACGCTGGCTGACGCAGGCCTCTGCGCCGCATTGATTCGCACGCCCGATGAGTGGGCGGCGCTCGATCAGGCGAAAGCGCTTGCGGGCTTGCCGCTCTTCGAGATCGAGCGCATTGGCGACGCGCCGGTCGAGCCGCCGCGTCGGCGTCGCGCGGAGCGGCCTTTGGCGGGGGTGCGCGTGCTGGATCTGTCGCGCATCATTGCCGGGCCTGTCGCCGGGCGCGCGCTCGCGCAGCATGGCGCGGACGTGTTGATGATCAACGGACCGCATCTGCCGAATATTGCGCCGCTGGTGATCGACAACGGGCGCGGCAAGCGTTCGGCGCTCGCCGATCTGCGCGAGACGGCAGGGCGCGAGGTGTTGCGCGGCCTCGCCGGCGCAGCCGATGTATTTCTGCAGGCATATCGTCCGGGGGCGCTCGCCGCGCGCGGTTTCGGTCCCGAGGAACTGGCGCGCGAGCGGCCGGGGATCGTCTACGTGTCGGTGTCGGCTTACGGTCACGAGGGGCCTTGGGCTCAGCGGCGCGGGTTCGACAGCCTGGTGCAGTCGGCGAGCGGAATCGCGTTCGCCGAACGGCAGGCGGCTGGGTGGAACGAGCCCAAGCACCTGCCGTGTCAGGCGCTGGATCATGCGACCGGCTATCTGGCGGCCTTCGCTGCGATGGCCGCGCTGGCACGGCGTGCTACCGAAGGCGGAAGCTGGCACGTGCGCGTCTCGCTTGCGCAAACGGGCCGGTGGCTGCAGTCGTTCGGGCAGATTCCCGAGGGCTGGAAAGCACCCGACGTCACGCTCGAGGAGGTGCGCGATTGCCTCGCGACCGTGGAGTCGGAGTTTGGGCGCGTACTAGCCGTGCAACCGGCCGAGGTGCTAGACGAGACGCCCGCGTATTTCGCGCTGCCGCCGAGCCGGGTGGGCGCGCACGCGGCAAGATGGGAGTGA
- a CDS encoding GntR family transcriptional regulator: MTSASEDRWRDLRPDPENDTPLYLQLARKLGAAIHENRWNAGEALPSERVLSEALGVSRITSRKAIALLVEQGLIRRTQGAGSFITPRYEDPLSRLSSFSEMLRRRGFTPSSKWLSREILPANRDEVIQLGLSPAAAVTRLRRLRLADGIVMAVENSTFPAAVIPDPQAIGDSLYTYLENRGLTIVRALQHFRAVNASEEIAQQMSIAPNEALLLITRVGYTADQRAIELTDTYCRNDYYDFVAELRK, translated from the coding sequence ATGACCTCTGCCTCGGAAGACCGCTGGCGCGACCTGCGCCCGGACCCGGAAAACGACACGCCGCTGTACCTGCAACTTGCCCGCAAGCTCGGCGCCGCTATCCACGAGAACCGCTGGAACGCCGGCGAGGCACTGCCCTCCGAGCGCGTGCTCTCGGAAGCGCTGGGCGTATCGCGGATTACTTCACGCAAGGCGATTGCCTTGCTGGTCGAGCAAGGTCTGATTCGGCGCACGCAGGGCGCCGGCAGTTTCATCACGCCGCGCTATGAGGATCCGTTGTCGCGTCTGTCGAGCTTCAGTGAAATGCTGCGGCGGCGGGGCTTTACGCCGAGTTCGAAGTGGCTCTCGCGCGAAATCCTGCCGGCAAACCGCGACGAGGTGATTCAGCTCGGCCTGTCGCCGGCCGCCGCGGTAACACGCTTGCGGCGCTTGCGGCTGGCCGACGGCATCGTGATGGCGGTCGAGAATTCCACCTTCCCGGCCGCGGTGATTCCCGATCCTCAAGCAATCGGCGATTCGCTGTACACGTACCTGGAGAATCGCGGACTGACGATTGTCCGCGCGCTTCAGCATTTTCGGGCCGTGAATGCGAGCGAGGAAATCGCGCAGCAGATGAGCATCGCCCCGAACGAGGCGCTGCTGTTGATCACCCGCGTGGGCTACACCGCCGATCAGCGGGCCATCGAATTGACCGACACCTACTGCCGCAACGATTACTACGACTTCGTGGCGGAATTGAGAAAGTAG